From one Nocardioides sp. Kera G14 genomic stretch:
- a CDS encoding EamA family transporter yields MTRLTWSAMDWNISYSETTIVSVESSKALALASLAPIAWGTGYYVTDAYLPPDRPLFGAAVRALPFGLLLLALRPAPLRGSWWWRTAVLGVLNFAAFFVLIFIAAYRLPGGVAATLTATSPIVVMLLAWLILGERPVRAAVIAAAVGIVGVGVLVLRGGISLDPTGVLASLAAVLCSSLGFVLVRSWRPPVPLLTFTAWQLVFGGLALMPVALLVEGAPPALDARAVVGFAYLGLVGTVIAYVVWFQGLRRAPAAAVSLVGLLNPVAGAVVGVTLAHDAVTWTQMLGMVLVLGGVVAGQSSARRAPAALAAPETGDGGLLLDLRVDQQAEQAMVDLVVPPDPEESHGGRVARRLDV; encoded by the coding sequence ATGACGCGGCTCACGTGGTCGGCCATGGACTGGAATATATCTTACTCGGAAACTACTATAGTTTCCGTGGAAAGTAGCAAGGCTCTGGCCCTGGCGTCGCTCGCACCGATCGCTTGGGGCACCGGGTACTACGTCACCGATGCCTACCTCCCGCCGGATCGCCCGCTCTTCGGCGCGGCCGTCCGGGCGCTGCCGTTCGGCCTCCTGCTGCTCGCCCTCCGCCCCGCTCCCCTGCGCGGATCCTGGTGGTGGCGGACGGCCGTCCTCGGCGTCCTGAACTTCGCGGCCTTCTTCGTGCTCATCTTCATCGCCGCCTACCGGCTGCCAGGCGGTGTCGCCGCGACGCTGACCGCCACCTCGCCCATCGTCGTCATGCTCCTGGCGTGGCTCATCCTGGGCGAGCGGCCGGTCCGCGCCGCGGTCATCGCCGCGGCCGTCGGAATCGTCGGTGTCGGTGTACTCGTGCTCAGGGGCGGCATCTCACTCGACCCCACTGGCGTTCTGGCGTCGCTCGCCGCCGTCCTGTGCTCGTCACTGGGCTTCGTCCTGGTCAGGTCATGGCGTCCACCCGTCCCGCTGCTCACCTTCACCGCCTGGCAGCTGGTCTTCGGAGGACTCGCACTCATGCCGGTGGCGCTCCTCGTCGAAGGCGCTCCCCCGGCGCTCGACGCGCGCGCCGTCGTCGGCTTCGCGTACCTCGGCCTCGTCGGCACGGTGATCGCGTACGTCGTCTGGTTCCAGGGCCTCCGTAGGGCGCCGGCTGCCGCCGTATCGCTGGTGGGACTGCTCAACCCGGTCGCCGGCGCTGTCGTCGGCGTCACCCTGGCCCACGACGCGGTGACCTGGACGCAGATGCTCGGCATGGTGCTCGTACTCGGCGGCGTGGTCGCGGGTCAGTCGTCAGCGCGGCGTGCGCCCGCAGCGCTAGCTGCGCCAGAAACCGGTGATGGCGGCCTTCTCCTCGATCTGCGTGTCGATCAACAGGCGGAGCAGGCCATGGTCGACCTGGTCGTCCCACCGGATCCGGAAGAGTCGCATGGTGGTCGTGTAGCCCGCCGCCTCGATGTCTGA
- a CDS encoding P1 family peptidase produces MKARARDLGIPFPGSPGPLNAITDVPGLEIGYTTLTGDDPRVNTGVTAILPFGRAGVGTTAVAGFHNQNGNGEMTGVSWIQETGALNLPVLITNTHSVGPCHEGVIGWVGDHVPSLTTAWLLPVVGETWDGYLNDIFGNHVTATHARDAIDSARGGVIPEEGNVGGGTAMNCYGFKGGSGTSSRLVSHAGDEYVVAAFVQANFGSRHELTIAGRAVGREIDAPNPMEDGDPSWLIPPGAGSIIVVIATNAPLLPGQCQALARRAPMGIARTGTTGSHFSGDLVLALSTGNPDALASRMPLIPQPDYRELRLIPWGFMDPFYEAAAHAVEEAIVNALVAAEDMTGRDSHQSVKLPHDQLAALFA; encoded by the coding sequence ATGAAGGCACGCGCCCGCGATCTCGGCATCCCGTTCCCCGGCTCCCCCGGCCCGCTCAACGCGATCACCGACGTGCCGGGCCTCGAGATCGGATACACCACCCTCACGGGCGATGACCCGAGGGTCAACACCGGCGTCACGGCGATCCTCCCGTTCGGCCGAGCAGGCGTGGGCACCACGGCCGTCGCCGGGTTCCACAACCAGAACGGCAACGGCGAGATGACCGGCGTCAGCTGGATCCAGGAGACCGGCGCCCTCAACCTGCCGGTGCTCATCACCAACACGCACAGCGTCGGGCCGTGTCACGAGGGCGTGATCGGCTGGGTCGGGGACCACGTCCCGTCCCTCACCACGGCGTGGCTGCTTCCTGTCGTGGGCGAGACCTGGGACGGCTACCTCAACGACATCTTCGGGAACCACGTCACCGCCACGCACGCCCGGGACGCGATCGACAGCGCCCGCGGCGGAGTCATCCCCGAGGAGGGCAACGTCGGCGGCGGCACCGCGATGAACTGCTACGGCTTCAAGGGCGGCTCGGGCACCTCCAGCCGCCTGGTGAGCCACGCCGGGGACGAGTACGTCGTCGCCGCGTTCGTCCAGGCCAACTTCGGCTCACGCCACGAGCTCACCATCGCCGGTCGCGCGGTCGGACGTGAGATCGACGCACCCAATCCGATGGAGGACGGCGATCCGTCGTGGCTCATCCCGCCGGGTGCCGGATCGATCATCGTCGTGATCGCCACGAACGCTCCCCTGCTCCCCGGCCAGTGCCAGGCGCTTGCGCGGCGCGCTCCGATGGGCATCGCGCGCACCGGCACGACCGGCTCGCACTTCTCCGGCGACCTCGTCCTCGCCCTCTCGACCGGGAATCCCGACGCGCTCGCCTCGAGGATGCCGCTCATACCGCAGCCCGACTACCGCGAGCTGCGACTCATCCCGTGGGGCTTCATGGACCCGTTCTACGAAGCGGCCGCCCACGCCGTGGAGGAGGCGATCGTCAACGCGCTGGTCGCGGCGGAGGACATGACCGGTCGGGACAGCCACCAGTCGGTGAAGCTGCCCCACGACCAGCTCGCCGCGCTGTTCGCCTGA
- a CDS encoding MarR family winged helix-turn-helix transcriptional regulator — MADHVSRVIAQWRQERPDLDPSPQGIIGRLHRIALRLTDELVATYADHGLGEGEFDILATLRRSGPPYALTPTELAAQTMVTSGAITKRVDRCVTQGWVTKERADDDGRGRVVALTSQGRELIDDAFTAHLANEARLLEGFNSAERAELERMLERWSSRLGL, encoded by the coding sequence ATGGCCGACCACGTGAGCCGCGTCATCGCCCAGTGGCGACAGGAGCGCCCCGACCTCGACCCGTCACCCCAGGGCATCATCGGGCGGTTGCACCGCATCGCCCTGCGGCTCACCGACGAGCTGGTGGCGACGTACGCCGATCACGGACTCGGCGAAGGCGAGTTCGACATCCTGGCGACACTGCGGCGCAGCGGCCCGCCGTACGCGCTGACACCTACCGAACTGGCGGCGCAGACGATGGTGACGTCGGGAGCGATCACCAAGCGGGTCGACCGGTGCGTCACCCAAGGCTGGGTCACCAAGGAACGCGCCGACGATGACGGCCGCGGACGAGTCGTCGCCCTGACCTCGCAGGGTCGCGAGCTGATCGACGACGCGTTCACCGCGCACCTGGCCAACGAGGCCCGGCTGCTCGAGGGGTTCAACTCCGCCGAGCGCGCCGAGCTGGAGCGAATGCTGGAGAGATGGTCGTCCCGCCTCGGCCTCTGA